From a single Gavia stellata isolate bGavSte3 chromosome 5, bGavSte3.hap2, whole genome shotgun sequence genomic region:
- the LOC104261708 gene encoding uncharacterized protein LOC104261708, giving the protein MEASLTCAVCLSLFEEPVTLPLCSHNFCRDCVLECLASAEAARLQQQRGQGQARLSRGGPWPGAGGGAASGRVSCPLCRKLCPLPRGGAAALPVNTTLAEVVKLYRSGTAGASKAGEAGQGPDLLSPLALGGTCQKHPSRLVQLYCRMCRQAGCGQCVSEEHQGIFHSVNLIDTVYQEEKLTFFSSLKKMRIINEKLMNEISSQPNDMEVVLNNDAEIIALEFGEIFKTLEMKKRQLLEDVENQRSKTEKEFQIWKKMKETHKKTIENFLKDCEKLVHECDPQCFLEVACGLNTRMKTHLDLMNIASSYEKPPEYTQKKMDIKPVVNEILALKLMPLNVGIVKDLPSAGNENSTKNTLFKSNIKQWQDQKNIPNTFLPVAGQEEALADGSRICTRLMSISEMSAFQNMSHEELRYKYYMERQQLTNEFKTQTLPANKKYKFVTAEALKIRSSGNPFVFSPTKANNTDKVKIGTLQRADGFERSFSGTSNHSIPSTNTNFSETNGDLKLFCERSSQEVTTPAFSENSKGLVIKEKLPMQASAVTVSNEMDTNSSASSGLKPAASVAVTVSDLEFLDVSAERLSASSFAFSACNNSLPRFIKDAGTFSFKKKDRKYVFPQFYLGKCDPADKTDNQDESKFRKHGPVTKPTVSDASTSPNLDSAESVKTDFSFPFGNPERDGFAGPGVSNSCKVLPLSSFFSQSDKPSDKNTLSHMREKTLFAKETAGYGTQKLSVSWEQKANASKSITTVACSTSETNTAAGVNDASESPLLPTNCVFSFRNNCSQVPSPVFSFGSIVRNTSDLLTSSMFLSGNATEKMEKEMKSPDKTLINLGKPVSSECAEPASGYSHPKNEGSFFPINSSKKTESAEMLADSNSCSQPLCSVALPVKYENVSSTQLSITATKQETKVKDAKSETVAENNCFCPRREDESESVQFQNAACSVPGTCNNPSSGGSMLIVNEAGGMPSDSDSDTEELSQTSVSTDTSSASEYFSVAEDKISTRRKSET; this is encoded by the exons ATGGAGGCCAGCCTGACGTGCGCCGTGTGCCTGTCCCTCTTCGAGGAGCCGGTGACGCTGCCCCTCTGCTCGCACAACTTCTGTCGGGACTGCGTGCTGGAGTGCCTGGCCTCGGCCGAGGCCGcccgcctgcagcagcagcggggccaggggcagGCCCGCCTCTCCCGGGGGGGGCCGTGGCCGGGCGCTGGCGGCGGCGCGGCCAGCGGCCGCGTGTCGTGCCCGCTGTGCAGGAAGCTCTGCCCGCTgccccgcggcggcgccgcTGCGCTGCCCGTCAACACCACCCTGGCGGAGGTGGTCAAGCTCTACCGGTCCGGCACGGCGGGGGCCTCCAAGGctggggaggcagggcaggggcctGACCTGCTCTCTCCGCTGGCGCTCGGGGGAACCTGCCAGAAGCATCCGAGCCGGCTGGTGCAGCTCTACTGCCGGATGTGCCGCCAGGCAGGGTGCGGGCAGTGCGTCTCTGAGGAGCACCAAGGCATCTTCCACTCGGTCAACCTCATAGACACTGTGtaccaggaagaaaaa TTAACCTTCTTCAGCAGtctaaaaaaaatgagaataataaATGAGAAGCTGATGAATGAAATATCAAGTCAACCGAATGATATGGAA GTGGTGCTGAACAATGATGCAGAGATAATTGCACTGGAATTTGGAGAAATTTTCAAAACTCTGGAAATGAAGAAACGGCAATTGCTAGAAGATGTTGAAAATCAAAGaagtaaaacagagaaagaatttcagatttggaagaaaatgaaggaaactCACAAGAAGACCATTGAGAATTTTTTGAAGGATTGTGAAAAGCTTGTCCATGAGTGTGATCCCCAGTGTTTCCTGGAG gTGGCCTGTGGCTTGAATACaag aaTGAAAACTCATCTTGACCTGATGAATATAGCATCCAGCTATGAAAAACCACCAGAGTACACTCAAAAGAAGATGGATATCAAACCTGTGGTTAACGAAATCTTGGCTTTGAAGTTAATGCCCCTTAATGTAGGCATTGTTAAAG ATCTACCTTCTGCAGGAAATGAGAACTCAACAAAAAATACTCTATTTAAAAGTAACATAAAGCAATGGCAGGACCAGAAGAATATACCCAACACGTTTCTT cctGTAGCAGGACAGGAGGAAGCACTAGCAGACGGTAGCAGGATTTGTACTCGCTTAATGTCAATATCAGAAATGTCAGCGTTTCAAAACATGAGTCATGAG GAGTTGCGTTACAAATACTACATGGAACGTCAGCAGCTCACCAATGAGTTCAAGACACAAACTTTACCTGCaaataaaaagtataaattTGTAACTGCTGAGGCTTTGAAGATTAGGTCCTCCGGAAATCCTTTTGTATTTTCACCTACCAAAGCAAATAACACAGATAAAGTAAAAATCGGAACCCTGCAAAGAGCAGATGGCTTTGAGAGAAGCTTTTCTGGAACCAGTAATCACAGCATCCCATCCACAAATACgaacttttctgaaacaaatggtGACTTAAAATTGTTTTGTGAGAGGAGTTCCCAGGAAGTAACCACTCCAGCCTTCTCAGAAAACTCTAAAGGCTtagtaattaaagaaaaattgccaATGCAGGCATCAGCAGTTACTGTTTCCAATGAAATGGACACAAATTCTAGCGCTTCATCTGGCTTAAAACCAGCAGCATCAGTAGCTGTTACTGTTTCAGATTTAGAATTTCTAGATGTTTCTGCAGAGAGActttctgcttcatcttttGCGTTCAGTGCATGTAACAACTCGTTACCCAGATTTATTAAAGATGCAggtacattttcctttaaaaagaaagacagaaaatatgttttccctCAATTTTATCTAGGAAAATGTGATCCTGCGGATAAAACAGATAACCAGGATGAAAGCAAATTTAGAAAACATGGTCCTGTAACCAAACCCACAGTTTCTGATGCTTCAACCAGTCCTAATTTAGACTCAGCAGAAAGTGTGAAGacagatttttcatttccctttggCAATCCAGAAAGAGACGGTTTTGCAGGACCGGGAGTCAGCAATTCATGTAAGGTTTTACCATTATCCTCATTTTTTAGCCAATCTGATAAGCCATCTGACAAAAATACATTATCTCACAtgagagaaaaaacactttttgcaAAGGAAACTGCAGGATATGGTACACAGAAACTATCTGTCTCATGGGAACAAAAAGCCAACGCCTCAAAATCCATCACAACTGTAGCTTGCAGTACTTCAGAAACCAACACTGCAGCTGGGGTGAATGATGCCTCTGAgtccccccttctccccactAATTGtgtattttccttcagaaataacTGTTCTCAGGTGCCTTCAccagtattttcatttggaagTATTGTCAGAAATACCTCTGATTTGCTGACTTCCTCCATGTTTTTGTCTGGAAATGCTActgaaaaaatggagaaagagatgaaatCTCCTGACAAAACGCTTATAAATCTAGGGAAGCCTGTATCTTCAGAGTGTGCAGAGCCTGCTTCTGGATATAGTCATCCAAAAAATGAAGGTTCATTCTTTCCTATAAATTCATCTAAGAAAACTGAAAGTGCAGAAATGCTTGCTGATAGTAATTCTTGTAGCCAGCCTTTATGTTCAGTTGCCCTTCCTGTTAAATATGAGAATGTATCTTCCACTCAACTTTCTATTACAgcaacaaaacaagaaacaaaggtAAAAGATGCAAAAAGTGAAACCGTTGCTGAAAACAACTGTTTCTGTCCTAGGAGGGAAGATGAATCTGAGTCTGTACAATTTCAGAATGCAGCTTGTTCTGTTCCTGGCACATGCAATAATCCATCTTCAGGAGGTTCTATGCTTATTGTAAATGAGGCAGGAGGAATGCCAAGTGACAGTGATTCTGACACTGAAGAGCTAAGTCAAACATCCGTCTCCACTGATACCAGCAGTgcatcagaatatttttctgttgcCGAAGACAAAATATCTACTAGAAGAAAATCGGAGACATGA